The DNA window TGAGAGCAAAGACAGTGTGAACAGGGATCCAACCTCCTGTCCTGAGATGAATGGTGATGTCGCCGCTGCCCTCAGACGACTCGATGGAGCACCTGTACTCCCCCTCGTCCGAGCGCCTCAAACCCCTCAGCAGCAAAGAGCCATTGCCTTGAAGCAAAGAGTCCTGGAATAAGCGAGTCCTGCCGATGTACCGGGAGTCCTGGTCTGACAGATCCTCCACTCCCTCTGAGTACTGGTGAACGATGCCGGTGGATCCTGTCTTCACCCAGGTGACCGACATGTCGTTGATCTGGTCACTGTCCGTGTTGAGGAAGCAGCTCAGTAGCTGTTCTTTACCAAGGTTCCCAACAGGAGTCTTGTTGGCGCTCTTTATTCTGAATGTGACTCCTGCcgtgcacaaacacaacacactgagTGAAAGGTGCTGTATACGGAAGTATGTGGGAAGGGAACTCTGACTTGGTGTGACTAGTCTTTCATGCGCTTGTCATTGTTATTGAGAGGCTGAGCAGTGGATTCTCTCCACACTCGCCTCCACATATGAGCATTGCAGtatttatatataaacacaTCATTTGTGTCAGTGGTGAGAACTTGCTTTTGCACTGCTTGCATAGAAATTGAATGTGACCCTATGGAACTATATTTAAGGAATAAACGAGTGCCATAATACGGAGaaggaaaatgcagaaaaaaaaaccaaccagTTGTGTAAAATAAAGGGAGTTAAATGAGGAAATATGAGTGGAGACATgttgaaatagaaataaatacatcaactGTTATTACTGAATTTTTGTACTATTAATATTCCATATTCTTGGATATGTTCACTTTTAGTACATTTTAgttcattaaattattattatttttaatatttattgatcGACTGTGTCTGAATTCCAGTCATGATGAAATAATATCTGTGTGTTAAATCTAGATCCACAAAACCAGTCGGTCATATTACATGCAACACTCATGTCTCTTTTcctaagaaaaagaaaatcgtCACTATTAGATTCTCTTTTAGTTGCAAAGGGCTCAGTGTCACAACGTTGTCTTGTAGCAGGATCAGATTTGTTGTGAAAACTCACTAGCGCCACTCGCAGGTAATCCTTGATACATACAGGATAAAAATCCACATATGACTTCaaaaaaggactttttttttcgcCGTAGAACTAAAcatttttacacacattttctAGCGGAACAAAGAAATCACAAATTTCAGTTTAAATTGGACACTGGCCTGAGAAGGTCACAGccaagatgaggatgatgagggccGAGAACAGGACGATGAGTGTGACCATGCTGCAAACAGAGGAGTGACACAAACGTCAGAATATCCACAGGAAAGAGAAAAGTGTCTACAGTGAATATTAGACTTGATGGAATGAACGATGTTTGAGGGTTTTGACAATAGTAACATGACATAATTCGTATCCTCCTTAGCTTTTGTTTCAAGCGAGGAACAAACTCCATATTTACAGTAATTATTAGTCTTTTTTATTAGTCTATTATTAGATGTGACCATATAACAGGGGAACATTTTCAATGAACCGGACAGAATTGCTTCCCCACACAGCGTGATCAAATGCTGAAAGTGATCTGACGCTTTGTAGGCTTTGAAAAGTTGCTAGTGCACATGAGAGACATTGAAATATCGGCAACAACAATCTAAGTTTTGACTGTGACATTCTGACCAAGACCCAAACTCAAGCCCAACACATGTGGAAAGAGAGGTGGGCGGGCTGAACTTCACGGACATCTGATGTCTTCTACCTGTAACAGTTCCCATAGTAAACTTGTCAGTGCCATGTCAGACTCGGGCTGCGCCCAGGTGTTGTGGACTCTGGCTGGCAGCAGGGTGAAGAAAACAGGAGGAGGTCAGAGACACATAGGAACAATGGTGAGGAAAACGTGTTTCCAGTGTGCCGACATCAGTGAAGTGTCCTTGAGTGTAGGCTCCAAGTGTCGACTGTGGCACAGGCAGATATATGAAATACCAAGGAGCATAACCTGAGGAATGTTAAGGTGAGCTGAGGTCTGCAGTGTTTGTCGTCTTGTGACTCCACAAACTTGAGCTGTTAATTGAGCAGAACACCATAAATGCTCCTCACGCTGTgagcatgaaaaagaaaatatttgcagcaataaattaaaaatgacaaaaaaaataaataaaaaagtcagtaagagtaaataaaagtagctttttttttctcacacatgTTACAAATGAATAGAAATACAGATCTAAAAAAGTTGTATATCTGtgtatgaatgaaataaatggaaattGCTGACAGTTCCCCACAGAAGCTTTGCATCCATCTCATTTTGTTCGCCAATTTATTCACATGATATTGTTCAGCCCACTTGAATTACACTTCTAAAAGAGTGTTTTAATTGATTGTTTGCAGTACACTGAGCACGTTGCACTCGGGATCCATCAAAGAGACTCCCCCACCCTGGGTGTCGTACCTGTAGAAGATGATCTTCCCCAGCGTAGCCATGGCCGTGGACAGATCCTGTTGAGCCCAGGAGGGTCAGTCCACCACCAGCAAAACAATCCCCACATGTACGATCTCGGCACGAGGAGTCGGCAGTTTCAACTATTCTGACACTTTTGTGACAGGTCCAACTCCTTCAGTCAATATTTCCTCTTAGGCGTGTGCTCACTACTTGTCAGacctgtcgtcatggtgactTCATTATCTCTTAAATAATCTCTGAGtccaggagctggagctggggaaCTGCTTTAAATGGCAATATTTGAGTCACTGCCACAAACTCTTGACCCCCGCCACGCCTCGGGAGGCGCCCTCCCGCTGGCTCAGTGCTACTGAGTGTCCATCCATTGGTTGCTGTTTCTCACTTTTGATCCAGCAAATCCGCACTCGTgaatgggctggtgaggcttcatgaaacaacgcCTTCCTGGTCAGAgtacagcaggaggcgctctcggtttaaaaaaataaactgcaatagtgccatctagtgggttcactgggacactgtttcatgaagcctcataagcacaTCACCAGTTGAaggttattaaaaaaacataataatatcaACGAAAACAGGGGGAAAGCGACACCAACTATTTTGTGAACCTCTCATTGTAATGCTGTCACAATGAAGCTTCCCGAAGCTTCATTTTAGTTGAAAACACGTACTCTATTTTTAGCTTTCATTTTAGGCTCCGAACA is part of the Synchiropus splendidus isolate RoL2022-P1 chromosome 10, RoL_Sspl_1.0, whole genome shotgun sequence genome and encodes:
- the vtcn1 gene encoding V-set domain-containing T-cell activation inhibitor 1 is translated as MATLGKIIFYSMVTLIVLFSALIILILAVTLAGVTFRIKSANKTPVGNLGKEQLLSCFLNTDSDQINDMSVTWVKTGSTGIVHQYSEGVEDLSDQDSRYIGRTRLFQDSLLQGNGSLLLRGLRRSDEGEYRCSIESSEGSGDITIHLRTGAYSAPTFTFASGVLKAEAARWFPKPEVTWTDSAENILKAETDMSENSEGIFSFTSRLKEVNSSSTYYCNVQNQLVKSVSEAILTGTGVQDNSYFIFSSATSQLVSHLSLTAALLCLAYVT